A region of the Candidatus Neomarinimicrobiota bacterium genome:
ATTAATCATCGAAACGCTCTTCTCCCACTGGGAGAAGAATGAGATAACTTTGCTGATTGGTGCCCGGCAAACAGGCAAGACAACGCTTCTTAAAGACATTCAGAGCCGTCTGGATAAGCAGGGTGAGCCTACCGCTTTCTTTAACCTTGAGGATAAGACTTTTCTAGAAGCCTTTAATATTCATCCAAAAAACCTATTTCAATTTATTCCACTACCAGTTAACGGAAACAGGGTCACTGTATTTATTGATGAAATTCAATACCTGGCTGATCCATCTAATTTCCTCAAGTTGCTCTATGATGAATATGTCGGCCGACTTAAGCTTGTCGTTAGCGGTTCCTCAAATTTTTACATCGATGAGAAATTTGGAGATTCTCTAGCTGGTAGAAAACAAATATTTCACTTACCAACCATGAGTTTTCGTGAGTTTCTATATTTTAAACAATTTGACACACTCAAGGATTTGGTTCATTCAGGATCCTTTCCAAGATTGCATGAAGCGGATCTGCTCGCTCTATTTGCAGAACATTTGATCTGGGGGGGCTATCCCCAAGTTGTTCTAGCTCCCAATGCAAAAGAAAAGCAGTCTAAACTACGCGAACTGGCGACAGCATACGTGAAAAAAGATATTCAAGATGCATCAATAAAACACC
Encoded here:
- a CDS encoding AAA family ATPase, translated to MPNLMKARLIIETLFSHWEKNEITLLIGARQTGKTTLLKDIQSRLDKQGEPTAFFNLEDKTFLEAFNIHPKNLFQFIPLPVNGNRVTVFIDEIQYLADPSNFLKLLYDEYVGRLKLVVSGSSNFYIDEKFGDSLAGRKQIFHLPTMSFREFLYFKQFDTLKDLVHSGSFPRLHEADLLALFAEHLIWGGYPQVVLAPNAKEKQSKLRELATAYVKKDIQDASIKHPDAYRQIMQITARQIGGLVNPNTIGKHLGLHQMTVDAYLLIMQKSFHVSLIPPYFKNTTTELRKMRKVYYQDHGLRNYFINDFSPLPLREDRGELLENYVFRLFSDHFDDWDIRFWRTQKRLEVDFIIEGKRAYEVKYSESQFKSNKYQFFKNKYPNIPIELIHFNNVLKFNPGEKY